A single Triticum dicoccoides isolate Atlit2015 ecotype Zavitan chromosome 2A, WEW_v2.0, whole genome shotgun sequence DNA region contains:
- the LOC119358347 gene encoding uncharacterized protein LOC119358347, with protein MCYVNSAPSLQNRSFPVPPPVCGAAAAYRPHLVALLHISGQGAHFFGRPPHLLALLHISGQGTHFSGRPPHPPPHPLPVLQDCNMVLGGCGNVADGARADQFNGGSSTGQRQQHGGCPLDWEGDGTANRSGSCNHDASAIGSQSSWKGNILT; from the exons ATGTGCTACGTGAACTCGGCACCCTCCTTGCAG AATCGCTCATTCCCTGTCCCTCCTCCTGTGTGCGGCGCCGCCGCTGCGTACAGACCACATCTCGTCGCCCTCCTCCACATCTCCGGCCAAGGCGCTCACTTTTTCGGCCGTCCTCCACATCTCCTCGCCCTCCTCCACATCTCCGGCCAAGGCACTCACTTCTCCGGCCGTCCTCCTCATCCTCCACCCCATCCACTTCCTGTTCTCCAAGACTGCAACATGGTGCTCGGCGGCTGCGGCAACGTAGCTGATGGAGCGCGAGCCGACCAGTTCAACGGAGGCAGTAGCACGGGGCAGCGGCAACAGCATGGAGGGTGTCCGCTTGACTGGGAAG GTGATGGAACTGCAAATAGGAGTGGCAGCTGCAACCATGATGCAAGTGCAATTGGTTCCCAAAGCTCTTGGAAAGGTAACATACTAACATGA